Proteins encoded in a region of the Quercus lobata isolate SW786 chromosome 8, ValleyOak3.0 Primary Assembly, whole genome shotgun sequence genome:
- the LOC115958180 gene encoding uncharacterized protein LOC115958180: protein MWKRGIKSKAWNGPQKFRITILLSVILILVLLILLVHDNGRKNILSSGLLKQKWNSFESLVQFNPTMEVLNGTELIWQIPDTPKAVLFLAHGCSGRAVNFWDRSSTCPNCVGLPEERLLVLHALTQKFAVLTISSAGRCWTFGEEMFIVKDIIRWWVEKNKLQKLPLVALGASSGGYFVSVLATQLKFSSITLMIAEGRFDQMDITEDYPPTLFVHMPKDQSRQQKIDENLEILRNKGVDVAEIECMEFPLSSHFFADRIPGIDQTFSTKLFELFQEKGFIDENGYMKNDGRATRWKLALKESNIHLPDKHLAQHIQEELNLAFAYHEIISLHSDQIFKWFESHIS from the coding sequence ATGTGGAAGCGTGGAATCAAATCAAAGGCTTGGAATGGGCCTCAAAAGTTTCGAATCACAATTTTACTGTCTGTTATTCTGATTCTTGTACTTTTAATATTGTTAGTTCATGATAATGGTAGAAAAAACATATTATCATCTGGACTTCTGAAGCAGAAATGGAATAGCTTTGAGTCTTTGGTGCAATTTAATCCAACAATGGAGGTTCTGAATGGGACAGAATTGATTTGGCAAATACCTGATACACCTAAGGCAGTTCTTTTTCTGGCACATGGGTGCAGTGGCAGAGCTGTTAACTTTTGGGACAGATCTTCTACCTGCCCTAACTGTGTTGGTTTGCCTGAAGAAAGGCTACTCGTCCTTCATGCTCTTACTCAAAAGTTTGCTGTTCTTACCATATCTAGTGCAGGTAGATGCTGGACATTTGGGGAGGAGATGTTCATTGTTAAAGATATTATAAGGTGGTGGGTTGAGAAAAATaagcttcaaaagcttcctCTTGTGGCTTTGGGGGCCTCCTCTGGAGGGTACTTTGTTTCTGTACTTGCCACTCAGTTGAAGTTCAGTAGTATTACACTTATGATTGCTGAAGGCAGATTTGATCAAATGGATATCACTGAGGATTATCCACCTACACTATTTGTGCACATGCCCAAAGATCAATCAAGGCAGCAGAAGATAGatgaaaatttggaaattttgagaaataaagGTGTTGATGTCGCAGAGATTGAATGCATGGAGTTCCCCTTGTCTTCACACTTTTTTGCGGACAGAATTCCAGGTATTGACCAAACTTTTTCTACTAAGTTGTTTGAACTTTTCCAAGAGAAGGGCTTCATTGATGAAAATGGATATATGAAAAATGATGGACGTGCTACACGTTGGAAACTAGCACTCAAGGAGAGTAATATCCATTTGCCAGATAAGCATTTAGCACAACACATCCAAGAGGAGTTGAATCTTGCATTTGCCTACCATGAAATAATTAGCTTACATTCTGACCAGATCTTTAAATGGTTTGAATCTCATATAAGCTGA